The Methanomassiliicoccales archaeon DNA segment ACCCTCAGAGGGAACGGCGTGGCGTCCACCACGTCCTCCCCATCCAGCACCAGGCAGGCCTTGGGAACGTTCAGCTCCTGGAACAGGGCGGAGGTGACCGCGTAAAGGGAAGTGATCTCCTCCTCTGAGAGGGAAGAGGCCTTCCGCCCCTTGTCCAGTCCCGTGCGCAGGCATACCTCTTCCCCGTACTGTCCCCCCAGGTTCGCCGAGGTGGCCAGCGTCCTCACCAGGTCGGACTTGGACGACAGCACGGCCTTCCCGAACTCTTCCAACGAGGAGGTGCGGGGGTCGAACCTTGAGGGCGGGTAGGCGTAATCCGCGCCTATCAGCACGTCCCGGTGGCGCCACTTCTTCTGCTCCAGCGCGTTGATTATCTTGCCCTCGTGCACCACGATGAGATTGCCGTCGCCAATGAGCTCGAAGACCACCTTGTAGCTCCCCTCCTTGCTAGCCAGCTCCATGGTCACGATGCGGTCGAACTCCTGCTGCGCTATCGAGATTATGCGGGCGTTGTACAGCACTTTTCTCAGGTGCACGGCGAAGCCGGAAGGCGTATCGGGCGTGTCCGGGCGCTCGGCCGCCAGGTGCAGCCACCGCCCGTCCTTCAGCACCAGCTCCTTCTTTCCCTCCCCCTGCACGTTCACCCGGATCAGGACGTTGCGGCCTTCCCAGTGGAACACCTTGTCCAGGAAACCGCCGCACAGTCCCTGCAGCTCCGACGTTATAGCCGCCACGTCGAAGGCCGTCATCTCCTTCTTCATCGACCACCTCTAGCGGCCTTAATATCAAAAGGATTTTGCTTGTCCAACCTTAACAAAAAGTTTATGAACGACCACCCGATTGTCGGTGGGGCAGGCCACTGTGGCTTAGAGGTATAGCGACGCCTTGGTAAGGCGTAGGTCGGGGGTTCAATTCCCTCCAGTGGCTCCATCATTCTCAACAAAAATTGATAACCCACCATCTCCATGGGCCAGGCCATGGCCGGTACGAGGGCGGTCCGCATCAGCTTGGTGATCCTGTTAGCAGCGCTCCTCATGTCCCCCTTGTGTTCGCTCCCTGCCGAAGGGGCCTACACCAGCACTCCGATAGTCGTGCAGGGGGACACTGGTTTCGTGGCCGCCGGGTTCACCGGCAGCGGGACCGTGGCCGACCCTTACGTACTGAACGGTTACCATGTCGATGCCTCCTTTGAGCACCATGGCATCTACATCGCCAACACCACCAAGCACTTCCGTATCGTGGACTGCTCGGTCAACGACGCCTACACCTCGGACCGGGACCGGTTGAACGTCTCGGCCAGCGGTTCAGGCATCCTGCTCTACAACGTCATCAACGGGGAGGTGGTCGATTACGTCAGCGATTACAACGTCCGAGGGGTGACCGTCGTGAACTCTGAGAACGTCACCATCACCTCCTCCCTCTTCAGCAACAACATCGAGGCCGGCGTCTATTTCTACGACTGCGTGAACGGCATGTGCCAAGCCTCCAACTGCACCTTCTCCCATGACGAGACCGGGAACAACGGAGTGCTGGTCGAGGACAGCCAGGGGATCACGGTCCGGGACAACGTCATCGAGGATGGCAGGAACGGCATAAACCTGGTCGCGAACGCCGGCAGCTGCACCGGCAACCTGGTGACCAAGAACGTAGTTCGCGGCCAGACCGAATACGGGATACTGCTCGGAGGGAACCTCCTGACCAGCGAAAACCTGATACAGAAAAACCAGGTCCAGGGCGTCGCTGCCGGTTCCGGGATATGCGTGGAGTTCGGGACCCAGGAGAACATCACGGGGAACCAGGTGTCCGGTTGCCTCTACGGCATCAGGTTGATGTGGGACAACAACTCCGTTTCCGGGAACGCCCTGTCCAACAACACCCAGGGAATAATGTTGGGCGACGGTTCGGACGATAACCTGGTACTTGAGAACTCGCTAAAGGACGGGGCGTTCGGGGTCCTCATCGCCCCCAGCCAGGGAAACATCGTCCGAAACAACACCATCCTGAGGATGGACCAAAGCGATTCCGCGGTGGGCGTTTACCTGGGCATTGGGGCGGTGCGGGACGCCATCATCGAGAACAACACCATCTCCGACTGCAACGTGGGCATAAGGGCGGCCACCACCGCCGCGCAGGAGATGACGAGGATCTTCCTCACCGGAAATGCCGTGAACAACTCCATCAAAGAAGGAGCCTACCTGCTGTACGTCAGCGATTCCCAGGTCCTGAACAACAACTTTCACGCCAACGGGTACAGCGGGCTCTATCTGGGGGCGCAGTGCCACGAACTTCTTATCCAAAACAACACCGTGGACGGCAATCAGCGTTATGGCCTGGAGATCAGGGCTGC contains these protein-coding regions:
- a CDS encoding right-handed parallel beta-helix repeat-containing protein, which produces MAGTRAVRISLVILLAALLMSPLCSLPAEGAYTSTPIVVQGDTGFVAAGFTGSGTVADPYVLNGYHVDASFEHHGIYIANTTKHFRIVDCSVNDAYTSDRDRLNVSASGSGILLYNVINGEVVDYVSDYNVRGVTVVNSENVTITSSLFSNNIEAGVYFYDCVNGMCQASNCTFSHDETGNNGVLVEDSQGITVRDNVIEDGRNGINLVANAGSCTGNLVTKNVVRGQTEYGILLGGNLLTSENLIQKNQVQGVAAGSGICVEFGTQENITGNQVSGCLYGIRLMWDNNSVSGNALSNNTQGIMLGDGSDDNLVLENSLKDGAFGVLIAPSQGNIVRNNTILRMDQSDSAVGVYLGIGAVRDAIIENNTISDCNVGIRAATTAAQEMTRIFLTGNAVNNSIKEGAYLLYVSDSQVLNNNFHANGYSGLYLGAQCHELLIQNNTVDGNQRYGLEIRAADDNLVTGNIFDSNVREGVYLYSGSGNVIYANALLFNKDSGRQYSSLRVQAYCGEQGNSWSLGIGNLWADWLTPDQNDDGIVDQPYTIPDNFQDPFPLTEIAGLDIPVDLTAPEVIYQSPQGTSAEHDSAVNVTFSEDMDLGSIAVSVNNITQNGTWTDRTFTLSMTLEFETDYSVSVIGQDLAGNNLTEFTWTFRTEGPNATVSGRVLANGSLGLAGVNVTCDNVTVQTDEEGHFSLLLTPGDHTLYFSMEGYRDGNLTVQVLPGEDMDMGDVIMFEEEPLNEPSTVPYITYLAAIVIIAFISILGIWMVRRKK